One segment of Polypterus senegalus isolate Bchr_013 chromosome 8, ASM1683550v1, whole genome shotgun sequence DNA contains the following:
- the LOC120534529 gene encoding gastrula zinc finger protein XlCGF49.1-like — MHTRIHSGEKPYCCPECGDRFRIQSSLNSHVNSHNGRKLYCCSDCGMQFTQSSHLENHKRVHSGEKPYCCSECGKQFALKGTLQTHKRIHTGEKPFCCSECGKQISDKSVLNFHMRNHTGKKPNCCSECEKRCSQVSNLQTHIKIHTAEKLFSCYECGKQFSYRGSLTTHMRIHTREKPYCCSECGK; from the coding sequence ATGCACACCAGAATTCACTCTGgtgaaaagccatattgctgcccTGAATGTGGAGACAGATTTCGCATCCAGAGCAGTCTTAACAGCCATGTGAATTCTCACAATGGAAGAAAGCTGTATTGCTGTTCTGACTGTGGAATGCAATTTACACAAAGCAGCCATTTGGAAAACCACAAGAGAGTTCACTCAGGAGAGAAAccctattgctgttctgaatgtggaaaacaatttgctCTAAAGGGTACTCTCCAGACCCACAAACGAATTCAtaccggagagaagccattttgctgctctgaatgtggcaaacaaatcTCCGACAAGAGCGTTCTTAACTTTCATATGAGAAATCACACAGGAAAAAAGCCaaattgctgttctgaatgtgaaaAGCgatgttcacaagtgagcaatcTTCAGACCCACATAAAGATTCATACAGCAGAGAAGCTGTTTAGCTGttatgaatgtggcaaacagttctctTACAGGGGCAGTCTTACCACCCATATGAGAATTCACACgagagagaagccatattgctgttctgaatgtgggaaatgA